Genomic segment of Bdellovibrio bacteriovorus:
CGCTTTCAATAACGCCAAGACACATGACTGCGTTGGTGGCGCAACTTACTCGGCTTTATCCGGAGACATTCGCCTTCTTAAGGTGCAGTTTCATGATGGCAGCGGTTGGAAAGTCATTTCTCCCTCAAATGAAATTCGCACGGTTCCTTTTTCAGCTTATGCTCACTCGTCTGAAAGATTGGGCACTAAAACTGAAAATGATTTCTTCGTAAAAACAGGATTACCCGCCTGTTCTGCCGGAGAATTCTTAAGCTGGGATGGAACTGCTCTGGGATGTGCGCCAGTATCAGGAGCCAGTGGCGGTACCGTCACAAACGTGACTTCTGCCAACGCTTACATCACGGTTACTAGTGGGACTTCTACACCGCAATTGACTTTGAATGTGGGCACTGGAGCAGGCACCGTGGCTGCGGGAAATGATTCGCGCTTGAGTGATGCACGTACTCCAACCGGAGCTGCCAGTGGAGATCTTAGCGGAACCTATCCAAATCCCTCCGTTGCCAAAATTCAGAATGTGACGATCGCCAATGCCGCGCCTTCAGCGAATCAGTTTTTTAAGTTTGATGGATCACAGTGGATAGGATCCGCCATCGCTATTTCAGATGTTACAAACTTAAGCGCCACACTCGCGACTTACAAAACGAATGCTTCATTTAATACGGCAGTGGGCAGCGCGAACTGTGCGGCTCACCAAACTCCTTATTGGAATTCAGTGTCTAGTTCTTTTCAATGTCAGGCGATCAATGTTTCTGTTGCCGGAGACGTTAGCGGAACAATCGGCGCCGTTTCGGTTAATAAAATCAAAGGTGTTGATGTCGATACAACAGGCTTAATATCTGGCCAAGTTTTAAAATACGATGGAACAAAGTGGGCTCCAGCTAATGATAGCAACGCTGGTGGAACCGTTACGAATATTGCAACGGGCACAGGTCTTAGTGGCGGACCTATTACCACGACGGGAACTATTTCGCTTGCGAACACCGCAGTCACAGCGGGATCTTACGGTTCGACGACCCAAGTGGGAACTTTCACTGTGGATGCTCAAGGACGCTTAACTGCTGCAAGCAATACAGCAATCGCATTCCCCGTCACTTCTGTCGCAACAAAAACGGGAGCCGTCACTCTTGATTATGGTGACATTAATAGCGCCGCTTCAAAATATCTGACTTATCGTCCTAACAATGTCGCCTGTACCGACGGTCAAACTTTGAAATGGGTGACGGCGAATTTACGCTGGGAATGTGCGAACGATACGGATACATCAAGTGGCGGAACCGTTACCAATATCGCCACAGGCACGGGCCTAAGTGGTGGTCCGATTACTTCCACGGGAACTATTTCGCTTGCAAACACGGCAGTGACCGCGGGTTCTTATACTCGCGCAAATATCACTGTCGATGCCCAAGGCCGTTTAACTTCGGCAACAAATGGCGCCGCAATCAATCTTGCAACTGAAGTCACAGGCACCCTCCCTATTGCTAACGGCGGTACGGGACAAACTTCAGCAACAGCCGCTTTTAACGTTCTTTCTCCTCTGACAACCAAGGGTGATCTTGTTGTTAACGATGGCACAAATGATATTCGTCTGCCAGCAGGCACCAATGGACAAGTTCTTTCTGCAAACTCGGCACAAGCATCAGGCTTACAATGGGTGACACCTACTAATGGAACTGTGACCAGCGTTTCAGGAACAGCCCCTATCGCCGTCGCAACGGGAACTTCAACGCCTGTTATTTCTATTAGTGATGCAACAACGAGTGCAAAAGGTGCCGTGCAAGTAGGCGCGGGTATTGCGGTCTCTAGTGGTACTATCAGTGCCGACCCAGCCAATTTTCCAACGGCAGTTCCCGTTTCCAAAGGCGGCACGGGAGCTACATCACTGACTGCGAATAGGCTGCTTGCATCGAATGGAACCGGATCCGCTGTCACGGCATTTAACTGTGCGGTCGGACAGCTTTTAACATTCGATGGTACGGGAATGATGACGTGTACATCGTTTGCGAATGGCTCTGTGTTTGTAAATGGAGGCAACTCTTTTGCGGGTACAGCAACATTGGGAACGAACGATGCCAATTCACTTGTACTAGAAACTAACAACACCGCTCGAGTAACAATTCTATCGGGTGGAAATGTCGGTATCAAAGAATCTGCTCCCGCAGGAAATTTGCACATCACTGACGCCGCGGGTGCAGACATTCGCTTACAAGACAATAACGCCACGACCCCTGCGGCCCTCCGCATACTTTCAGAAGGTGGTGTAAACTACATCGAATCCGGTGCAAACTTCACCTCGGGTTCCGCGGCGGATCTTCACTTCACGGATATGATGGGACAAAAACGTTGGATGACGGTTAAAGCCAATGGTTGGGTGGGTATCGGTGATACGACACCGTCCTCTCAACTAGAGGTCACAAGTGCAAGTACAAATCCTACCGTCGTTGCTCGCTTTAATATGCTTCCTGCGCCCACGGCCGATGTTGCAGGAAATCTGCACGGCTCATGGTCATCCATTACTCCAAACAATGCCTTCAATTATACAGGCTCACTTTACGCGGCTGTGAACCGTGTTGAAACGGGAACAAGTCAAACAGGCTCTATCAATAGCGCTGTTGGTATG
This window contains:
- a CDS encoding tail fiber domain-containing protein, which gives rise to MRTGTSLILFLVFFAMHAAEAAPALFTYQGRILKADGQALEHNSVSFIFEVTNPNGTCVIYREQKDGINMVNSKGVFDVPIGSGTKLFPADPFYSLLDAFNNAKTHDCVGGATYSALSGDIRLLKVQFHDGSGWKVISPSNEIRTVPFSAYAHSSERLGTKTENDFFVKTGLPACSAGEFLSWDGTALGCAPVSGASGGTVTNVTSANAYITVTSGTSTPQLTLNVGTGAGTVAAGNDSRLSDARTPTGAASGDLSGTYPNPSVAKIQNVTIANAAPSANQFFKFDGSQWIGSAIAISDVTNLSATLATYKTNASFNTAVGSANCAAHQTPYWNSVSSSFQCQAINVSVAGDVSGTIGAVSVNKIKGVDVDTTGLISGQVLKYDGTKWAPANDSNAGGTVTNIATGTGLSGGPITTTGTISLANTAVTAGSYGSTTQVGTFTVDAQGRLTAASNTAIAFPVTSVATKTGAVTLDYGDINSAASKYLTYRPNNVACTDGQTLKWVTANLRWECANDTDTSSGGTVTNIATGTGLSGGPITSTGTISLANTAVTAGSYTRANITVDAQGRLTSATNGAAINLATEVTGTLPIANGGTGQTSATAAFNVLSPLTTKGDLVVNDGTNDIRLPAGTNGQVLSANSAQASGLQWVTPTNGTVTSVSGTAPIAVATGTSTPVISISDATTSAKGAVQVGAGIAVSSGTISADPANFPTAVPVSKGGTGATSLTANRLLASNGTGSAVTAFNCAVGQLLTFDGTGMMTCTSFANGSVFVNGGNSFAGTATLGTNDANSLVLETNNTARVTILSGGNVGIKESAPAGNLHITDAAGADIRLQDNNATTPAALRILSEGGVNYIESGANFTSGSAADLHFTDMMGQKRWMTVKANGWVGIGDTTPSSQLEVTSASTNPTVVARFNMLPAPTADVAGNLHGSWSSITPNNAFNYTGSLYAAVNRVETGTSQTGSINSAVGMTADVYNRSAATFGTATGVYGAVLNTSTGSISAARAGYFTVTNTGGGTLNTGYGVYIDGIAGTSKYGLYQADAGANNYFAGKLGVNTNAPLGNLHIGSTGTGAFAYSSFQMGNDATATHNFHWANEYTNGARSLRLYNGNLGSGTPLMSVNAAGGVTMGEGTGGAGLLTLKPGNIDHVYLQLFARTASPNTRSAWIGYGASATVDLSITNELEGGQIYFNTKSGGAQSARIIFAADGTAYKPGGGSWAATSDARLKTDIKDFNPGLEDLLKVHPVSFRYNGKGGTVDDGKHYIGVLAQELAPIAPYMIQKEKAKINKTDKEESEIYKVDPSAFTYMIINSIKELSQKLSSFENKVKSWFNNHEDRLQRLENQMVLLQKQNEELKRQNEELVKHLKSQGETRAPASSQ